From Algoriphagus sp. NG3, the proteins below share one genomic window:
- a CDS encoding sulfatase, translating to MKKLLVVTLLFLACNSVGYSQTKDKKPNIILIFIDDMGWADLSSFGNTDAQTPNIDKIAREGISFEQFYVNSPICSPSRVAISTGTYPQRWNISSYLDNRKQNEVRGIANWLDPSAPMLARNLQQAGYSTGHFGKWHMGGQRDVVDAPPITAYGFDKSLTNFEGMGPKLLPMTKDETGKIGKIWENAEILGEGYIWMQRSEITTGFVNAALDFISKASEEDQPFYVNLWPDDVHSPYWPPFEEYGLAKEEGKRALYLAVLEAMDQQMGKLFEYIQSEEKLKENTLILFCSDNGPELGAGSAGDLKGYKTHLYDGGIRSSLIVWGPGFIDPSVAGSRNKESVFSAIDFTPSLLAFTESPETSMTDGENVMQTILGKSKASRQAPIFYSRPPDRKNYYGLENLPDLAVREGEWKLLCDYDGGRPELYNMSRDPGETKNLADENPKIVKRLMDKVISWHAGMPKL from the coding sequence AAAGCCCAATATTATTTTGATTTTTATAGATGATATGGGGTGGGCTGATTTGTCCTCTTTTGGAAATACGGACGCCCAAACACCGAATATTGACAAGATCGCCCGAGAGGGAATTTCCTTCGAGCAGTTTTACGTTAACTCACCGATTTGCTCTCCTTCCCGGGTGGCAATCTCCACCGGCACCTACCCGCAGCGCTGGAACATTTCTTCATACCTTGACAATAGAAAGCAAAATGAGGTAAGGGGTATAGCCAATTGGCTGGATCCTTCAGCTCCCATGCTGGCTAGAAATCTGCAGCAAGCTGGGTATTCCACCGGCCATTTTGGCAAATGGCATATGGGTGGACAGCGGGATGTCGTGGATGCACCGCCGATCACAGCCTATGGTTTTGATAAGTCCTTGACAAATTTTGAGGGGATGGGTCCCAAGCTATTGCCCATGACCAAAGATGAGACTGGAAAAATAGGAAAGATCTGGGAGAATGCGGAGATTTTGGGTGAGGGGTATATTTGGATGCAGCGATCTGAAATCACCACGGGATTTGTGAATGCGGCACTTGATTTTATTTCCAAAGCAAGTGAAGAGGACCAACCATTTTATGTAAATCTTTGGCCTGATGATGTGCATAGTCCTTATTGGCCGCCTTTTGAAGAATATGGGTTGGCAAAGGAAGAAGGTAAAAGAGCGTTGTATTTGGCGGTTTTGGAAGCGATGGACCAGCAAATGGGAAAACTGTTTGAGTACATCCAGTCTGAGGAGAAACTAAAGGAAAACACCTTGATTCTCTTTTGCTCTGACAATGGTCCTGAATTAGGAGCTGGAAGCGCAGGGGACTTGAAAGGGTATAAAACACACTTATACGATGGAGGAATCAGGTCTTCGTTGATCGTGTGGGGTCCAGGTTTTATTGATCCAAGCGTAGCTGGAAGCCGCAACAAGGAGTCAGTATTTTCAGCCATTGATTTTACTCCTTCGCTTTTAGCTTTTACAGAAAGCCCGGAAACCAGCATGACGGATGGAGAAAATGTCATGCAGACCATTCTTGGAAAGTCTAAGGCTTCACGTCAAGCACCTATTTTTTACAGCCGTCCCCCTGACAGGAAGAACTATTATGGATTAGAAAACCTACCGGATCTTGCTGTTAGAGAAGGGGAATGGAAACTGCTTTGTGACTACGACGGCGGACGTCCAGAACTTTATAATATGTCAAGAGATCCCGGGGAAACAAAAAACCTTGCTGATGAAAATCCTAAAATTGTCAAAAGACTTATGGACAAAGTCATTTCTTGGCATGCTGGTATGCCAAAGCTTTAG
- a CDS encoding HAMP domain-containing sensor histidine kinase, translated as MKLLNQSIKYLSVSIFLIVTIWSAIFYINMLDEIHDSIDDGLDNYKLLIIKRTEKDERVFEKRDFEEGNFTIHKIDEKEALGMRDYFTDTLLYMQNEDDLEPVRMLTSAFKHGEDYYRLTVFNSTVEEDDLIEDLFYSIIWLYIILVASIVLINNVVLQRLWKPFYLLLSDLKAFRIDRESPLPVVKGDTKEFKELELAVNSLIIHARETYANQKKFTENASHELQTPLAIISNKLELMLEKESLGSENSENVGQILHTIQRLTRLNKSLLLLSKIENRQFNELAKVDFAMLVNQSVEDLEDFAGFRNVEVTVEETGKLYFLMDESLASILVSNLLRNAIFHNLEGGKVRVKLNENSLQVSNTGKRKELDSKKIFDRFQKETNNNSSTGLGLAIVHAICRLYGFEVNYTFDGQHCFEVKMD; from the coding sequence GTGAAGCTCCTCAACCAGTCCATCAAATATCTTTCGGTATCGATCTTTCTGATTGTTACTATCTGGTCGGCAATTTTCTACATCAATATGCTGGACGAAATCCACGACAGTATCGATGATGGACTGGACAATTATAAGTTATTAATCATCAAGCGTACCGAAAAAGACGAACGGGTTTTTGAGAAAAGAGACTTCGAAGAGGGCAATTTTACCATTCATAAAATCGATGAAAAAGAGGCATTGGGAATGCGTGATTATTTTACGGATACTTTACTCTATATGCAAAATGAAGACGATCTGGAGCCTGTCCGCATGTTGACATCGGCTTTTAAGCACGGTGAGGATTATTACCGGCTTACGGTTTTCAATTCCACCGTGGAGGAAGATGATCTGATCGAGGACTTATTCTATTCGATCATCTGGCTTTATATCATTTTGGTTGCAAGCATTGTTTTAATCAACAATGTAGTCCTTCAAAGACTTTGGAAACCATTTTACCTCCTTCTAAGCGATTTAAAGGCATTTCGTATTGACAGGGAAAGCCCCCTTCCGGTCGTAAAAGGAGACACCAAAGAGTTCAAAGAATTGGAGCTCGCTGTCAATTCCCTTATCATTCATGCACGTGAAACATATGCCAACCAAAAGAAATTCACTGAAAATGCATCTCATGAGCTTCAAACTCCTTTGGCGATTATTTCCAACAAACTCGAACTGATGCTGGAAAAAGAAAGTCTTGGATCTGAAAATTCCGAAAATGTAGGGCAAATTTTACATACCATCCAACGCCTGACCCGCTTAAACAAATCATTGCTCTTGCTTTCGAAAATAGAGAATAGGCAGTTTAACGAGCTGGCTAAAGTAGATTTTGCCATGCTTGTAAATCAGTCCGTAGAAGATCTGGAAGATTTCGCAGGCTTTCGAAATGTAGAAGTTACTGTAGAAGAAACCGGTAAACTCTACTTTCTAATGGATGAGAGTTTGGCCTCAATCCTTGTAAGTAATCTGCTTCGGAATGCGATTTTCCATAATTTAGAAGGAGGAAAAGTTCGAGTAAAATTAAATGAAAACTCCCTTCAAGTCAGCAACACAGGAAAGAGAAAAGAATTGGATTCCAAAAAGATTTTTGACCGCTTCCAAAAGGAAACCAACAACAATTCCAGCACAGGATTAGGACTGGCGATTGTACATGCCATTTGCAGATTGTATGGATTCGAAGTGAACTATACTTTTGATGGACAGCATTGTTTTGAGGTGAAAATGGATTAA
- a CDS encoding response regulator transcription factor, with the protein MKILAIEDEPELAEVIRKSLEKELYLVEHASDFDSAMEKIALYTYDCILLDIMLPGGSGMDILAELKKNGGEENVIIISAKDSLDDKLAGLDLGADDYLTKPFHIAELNARIKAVFRRKNLNGSNQIIVKNTVLDLNEREFKVEDVLLELNRKEFDILNYFMVNKNRLISKTALAEHVWGDHIDQADNFDFIYYQIKNLRKKLQSSNAGIEIQSVYGVGYKLTEL; encoded by the coding sequence ATGAAAATTTTGGCGATTGAAGACGAACCTGAATTGGCAGAAGTGATCCGCAAAAGCCTTGAAAAAGAGCTTTATTTGGTGGAGCATGCCTCCGATTTTGATTCGGCAATGGAAAAAATAGCACTGTATACATACGACTGCATCCTGCTGGACATTATGCTTCCCGGAGGAAGTGGGATGGATATTTTGGCAGAACTGAAGAAAAATGGCGGTGAAGAAAATGTAATCATTATCTCGGCAAAGGATTCTCTGGACGATAAACTTGCAGGTCTTGACTTGGGCGCGGATGATTACCTCACCAAGCCTTTTCACATTGCCGAACTCAATGCCCGGATTAAAGCCGTGTTTCGCAGAAAAAACCTTAACGGAAGCAATCAAATCATCGTCAAAAACACAGTTTTAGACCTAAATGAGCGGGAATTTAAAGTAGAAGACGTACTACTTGAATTGAACAGAAAGGAGTTTGATATCCTTAATTATTTCATGGTTAACAAGAATCGGCTGATTTCGAAAACTGCCCTAGCAGAGCATGTTTGGGGAGATCACATAGACCAAGCGGACAACTTTGACTTTATCTACTATCAGATCAAAAACCTGCGTAAGAAACTCCAATCTTCCAATGCCGGGATTGAAATCCAGTCGGTCTATGGCGTAGGTTATAAACTGACCGAACTGTGA